A region from the Halomonas piscis genome encodes:
- a CDS encoding outer membrane protein assembly factor BamE — MIDQNHDSEEQAQMQKLTRIIALSVTLATVSGCSTFGVYKRDIPQGNLITQEMVQQLRPGMSQRQVTQVMGRPLLEAPFDAREWDYVFQLDKAYSGVETRRLTLTFDDTGQLVNIEKDGNIAKDLPLDINTAPGASEGADPLKAMPEESTGVSAPEAGPASTPRR, encoded by the coding sequence ATGATCGACCAAAACCACGATAGTGAAGAACAGGCGCAAATGCAAAAACTGACGAGAATCATCGCTCTTTCCGTTACCTTGGCCACCGTCAGCGGTTGCAGCACCTTTGGTGTGTACAAGCGCGATATCCCCCAGGGCAACCTGATCACCCAGGAAATGGTCCAGCAGCTGCGTCCCGGCATGAGCCAGCGCCAGGTTACCCAAGTCATGGGACGCCCTCTGCTGGAGGCCCCGTTTGACGCCAGGGAGTGGGACTACGTCTTCCAGCTGGACAAGGCCTATAGCGGCGTTGAAACTCGGCGCCTCACGCTCACCTTCGATGACACCGGACAGCTGGTCAATATTGAAAAAGATGGCAATATTGCCAAGGATCTGCCGCTGGACATCAACACGGCACCCGGCGCTAGTGAAGGCGCTGACCCCCTGAAGGCGATGCCCGAGGAAAGCACCGGTGTTTCAGCGCCGGAGGCTGGCCCTGCCAGTACGCCGCGGCGCTAG
- a CDS encoding RnfH family protein, with product MSSADHSLTVEVAFARPEKQRLVSLGVTPGTTAAQAVARADLPALFPEVPAEMFQRLDVGIFGKVLREPAGYRLREGDRVELYRPLLIDPKAARLARAKRQRR from the coding sequence GTGAGCAGTGCGGACCATTCATTAACCGTTGAAGTAGCGTTTGCCCGGCCGGAGAAGCAACGCCTGGTGAGCCTGGGGGTCACGCCGGGTACAACCGCCGCCCAGGCGGTGGCTCGGGCAGATTTGCCCGCCCTGTTTCCGGAAGTCCCCGCCGAGATGTTTCAACGGCTGGATGTAGGCATTTTCGGCAAGGTGCTGCGCGAGCCGGCGGGCTACCGGCTGCGCGAAGGGGATCGCGTGGAGCTTTATCGCCCTCTGCTCATTGATCCCAAGGCTGCCCGATTGGCGCGGGCCAAGCGCCAGCGGCGTTGA
- a CDS encoding type II toxin-antitoxin system RatA family toxin — protein sequence MPTVNRSALVRHTPQQMFELVNDFEQYPQFLPGCRRARLLERDETHLVGEMTLGRAGVEQTITTRNDLYTPERIEMSLVKGPFKRLKGRWLFTPVDDTTCRVSLEMEFEFANRLLSMAFGKLFEQIAVQLVDSFTRRADELYGQ from the coding sequence ATGCCAACCGTGAATCGTTCCGCCCTGGTGCGGCATACTCCCCAGCAAATGTTTGAGCTGGTGAACGACTTTGAGCAATACCCGCAGTTTTTACCCGGCTGCCGTCGTGCCCGGCTGTTGGAGCGTGATGAAACTCACCTGGTGGGGGAAATGACGCTTGGGCGAGCCGGTGTCGAGCAGACCATTACCACGCGCAACGACCTTTATACGCCCGAGCGAATTGAAATGTCGTTGGTGAAAGGGCCGTTCAAGCGTCTCAAGGGACGTTGGCTTTTCACCCCCGTGGATGACACGACGTGCCGGGTCAGTCTGGAGATGGAGTTCGAATTTGCCAACCGCCTGCTGAGCATGGCGTTTGGCAAGCTTTTCGAGCAGATTGCCGTTCAGCTGGTGGACTCCTTCACCCGACGTGCCGATGAGCTTTATGGCCAATGA
- the smpB gene encoding SsrA-binding protein SmpB: MATKKGKTKKGPGSSVIAQNKKARFEYHINETFEAGLALAGWEVKSLRAGKAQLTDTYILVRRGEAWLLGSHIMPLDTISTHETADPTRSRKLLLHRKEIAKIFSRIQDKGHTCVPLKLYWKRNLVKCELALVSGKKQHDKRATEKARDWQRQKGRIMREQNKG; this comes from the coding sequence ATGGCCACGAAGAAGGGAAAAACCAAGAAGGGCCCGGGCAGCAGCGTGATTGCCCAGAATAAAAAGGCGCGCTTCGAATACCACATCAACGAGACCTTTGAAGCCGGGCTTGCGCTGGCCGGCTGGGAAGTCAAAAGCCTGCGCGCAGGCAAGGCCCAGCTTACCGATACCTATATTCTGGTGCGCCGGGGCGAAGCCTGGCTGCTGGGCAGCCATATCATGCCGCTGGATACTATCAGTACCCATGAGACGGCTGACCCCACGCGCTCCCGCAAGCTGCTCCTTCATCGCAAGGAAATTGCCAAGATTTTCTCCCGGATCCAGGACAAGGGGCACACCTGCGTGCCGCTCAAGCTGTACTGGAAGCGTAATCTGGTAAAGTGCGAGCTGGCCCTGGTCAGCGGCAAGAAGCAGCACGACAAGCGCGCCACCGAAAAAGCCCGCGACTGGCAGCGGCAAAAAGGTCGTATCATGCGGGAACAAAATAAAGGATAG
- a CDS encoding acyltransferase family protein codes for MQYRPEVDGLRAIAVLPVILFHAGFSAFSGGFVGVDIFFVISGYLITTIIYQEMAQGRFSMWRFYERRARRILPALFVVSLACIPFAWLWMLPNEFKDFSQSLVGVATFTSNILFWRESGYFAGAAELKPLLHTWSLAVEEQFYILYPPLLLALYRFVPKLLFSIISLGALASLGLAHWASSAHPSANFYLLPTRAWELGLGALVAIYLQRLRSGDNASSPLEGPLREVAGLLGLTLILYSIVAFDEATPFPSLWTLIPVLGTALIILASNRNTLVGRLLGVRLLVGIGLISYSAYLWHQPLFAFARIRLFEGVPDSAFWLLIAVTFALAWLTWLLIEVPTRKYLKLPRPQVLSAAASGCLAVGIVGGLGWFNGGLPDRSAPSGLSFSQLDSAKMTKVNHGLSSTCEGSFTLSPDCRTGEKPSVMVWGDSYAMHLMQALTSSQASKEVDFIQFTKSVCAPIFDLALTNHKYGPSWSAGCIDFNNQVKEWLKESIDVDYVIMSSPMGIIFNKTYDGSGKLYPATESLVMEKLNETANYIRSLGKKPVFISPPPRTGDNLARCVIGSLVFTNSKGEEISCDFSYNETSSEHKSVTQFLHNTEINMAVVELSDHMCDGNKCSAAISDTNIFRDPGHLSHAGSALIGQESNLLGVAMEAADSFSATD; via the coding sequence ATGCAATACCGCCCTGAAGTTGATGGCCTCCGAGCCATTGCAGTGCTGCCCGTGATCCTCTTCCACGCCGGTTTCTCGGCCTTCTCTGGAGGCTTCGTCGGCGTTGACATCTTCTTTGTCATCAGCGGCTATCTGATCACCACCATCATCTACCAAGAGATGGCCCAAGGTCGCTTCTCCATGTGGCGCTTCTACGAACGTCGTGCCAGGCGCATCCTCCCAGCCTTATTCGTAGTGTCGCTCGCCTGCATTCCCTTCGCCTGGCTTTGGATGCTGCCCAACGAGTTCAAGGACTTCAGCCAGAGCCTGGTCGGGGTGGCCACCTTCACCTCCAACATCCTCTTCTGGCGCGAGAGCGGTTACTTTGCTGGCGCAGCCGAGCTCAAGCCATTGCTGCATACTTGGTCGCTGGCAGTCGAGGAGCAATTCTACATCCTCTATCCGCCGCTACTGCTCGCACTTTACCGCTTCGTTCCCAAGTTACTGTTCAGCATCATCAGCCTGGGTGCGTTAGCCAGCCTTGGCCTCGCGCACTGGGCCTCCTCTGCGCACCCATCGGCTAACTTCTACCTTCTGCCTACACGTGCCTGGGAGCTCGGCTTAGGAGCCCTAGTGGCCATTTACCTGCAACGGCTGCGCTCCGGAGATAATGCCAGTTCACCATTGGAAGGACCGCTGCGCGAAGTCGCTGGTTTGCTTGGTCTGACCCTGATCCTCTACTCCATTGTCGCTTTCGACGAGGCCACCCCCTTCCCGAGCCTGTGGACCCTGATCCCCGTCCTCGGCACTGCACTTATAATCCTCGCCTCCAATCGCAACACCTTGGTCGGCCGCCTACTCGGCGTGCGTTTACTGGTCGGTATTGGCCTGATCAGCTATAGCGCCTATCTCTGGCACCAGCCGTTATTTGCCTTTGCCCGAATCCGCCTCTTCGAGGGCGTGCCTGATTCGGCCTTCTGGCTCTTAATAGCAGTGACGTTCGCATTGGCCTGGCTGACCTGGCTTCTTATCGAAGTACCAACACGGAAATATCTTAAACTACCAAGGCCACAGGTTCTCTCTGCTGCAGCTTCCGGTTGTTTGGCGGTCGGTATCGTCGGCGGACTGGGCTGGTTCAATGGCGGCCTACCAGATCGGTCTGCCCCTTCTGGGCTCAGCTTCTCTCAGCTTGATTCGGCTAAAATGACAAAGGTCAATCATGGGCTCAGTAGCACCTGCGAAGGATCATTCACTCTATCGCCAGATTGCCGCACAGGAGAAAAACCCTCGGTCATGGTTTGGGGGGATAGCTATGCCATGCATTTAATGCAGGCATTGACCTCTAGCCAGGCCTCGAAAGAAGTCGACTTTATTCAGTTTACGAAATCTGTGTGCGCCCCCATCTTCGACTTGGCGCTTACGAACCACAAATATGGCCCTTCATGGTCTGCGGGGTGCATCGACTTCAACAACCAAGTCAAGGAGTGGCTCAAAGAAAGTATAGATGTTGACTATGTAATCATGTCGTCTCCAATGGGCATAATATTCAACAAAACTTATGACGGTTCCGGAAAACTATATCCAGCAACCGAATCCTTAGTAATGGAAAAACTGAACGAAACGGCTAACTACATCAGAAGTCTTGGCAAAAAACCTGTCTTCATCTCCCCGCCCCCCAGGACCGGCGACAACCTTGCCCGCTGCGTTATTGGCAGCCTTGTTTTCACCAACAGTAAAGGGGAAGAAATTAGCTGTGACTTCTCTTATAATGAAACCAGCTCAGAGCATAAAAGCGTCACCCAATTTCTCCATAACACAGAGATCAACATGGCCGTAGTAGAACTATCAGACCACATGTGCGATGGAAATAAATGTTCAGCAGCTATCAGTGACACAAACATCTTTCGTGATCCAGGTCACCTCTCTCACGCCGGTTCAGCACTCATAGGCCAAGAGAGCAATCTGTTAGGCGTGGCCATGGAAGCGGCTGATAGCTTTTCTGCGACTGACTGA